The genomic stretch AATGTCCAATAAAACAAAGATAGGAACTCTTTTAATTTTACATGACATAAGTCGTGAAAAAGTAATTGAGCGTATGAAAAATGAATTTGTTTCTATTGCTGCTCACCAGTTAAGAACTCCGCTTTCAGCAATAAAATGGACATTAAGAATGCTTTTAGACGGGGATTTGGGAAAGATAACTGAAGAGCAAAGTGAATTTATAGCTAAAACCTATCAGTCAAATGAAAGAATGATAAGTTTAATTAATGATCTTTTAAATGTTACAAGAATTGAAGAAGGAAGATATCTTTATAAGCCTGTTTTAACTGATATTAAAATAGTTCTGCAGTTTGTAATAAATTCTTACAAAGAAGAGGGCAAAAAAAGAAACATTAAACTTGAATTAAGGGGGCAAAAAAAGAAAACACCAAAAGTTTTTTTAGATGTTGAGAAAATAAAGTTAGCATTTCAAAATCTTATTGATAACGCAATAAAATACACAATGCCTGGAGGTAAAATAGTGGTTTCTTTAGTCTTTAATAGTAAAGAAATCACAGTTTCTGTAAAAGACAATGGAGTAGGCATTCTCCAAGATCAGCAAGAAAGAGTTTTCGGCAAGTTTTTCAGAGGATCTAATGTAATAAAAATGGAAACCGATGGTTCTGGTCTCGGCCTTTTCATTGCGAAAAACATTATTGAGTCTCATGGTGGTAGAATCTGGTTTGAATCTAAGTTAGGTAAAGGAACTACATTCCATTTTACTATACCTATTAAAAAAGCAGTCAAGGAGACATAATAGTTGGTTCAGTTTTCCAAAATTTGTTATAATATTAATGTTAAATAATACTTGTCTGCAGAGAATATTTATTAAAATAATTCGAGGCAGTAGGTAAATTATATTATGAAAAAAGTCTTAATTATTGAGGATGAAGACTTAATAATGGATCTTCTTAAGAAAAAACTAATTCAAGAAGGTTATGAAGTTTCAACCGCTTATGATGGAGAGCAGGGTATAGAAAAATTAAAAAATGTAAAACCGGATATTGTTTTACTTGATATTGTTATGCCAAAAAAAAGCGGTTATGAAGTAATGGAGGAAATGAGCAAAGATCCAGAATTAAGCAAAATACCCATTATTGTGATTTCAAATTCTGGCCAGCCAGTAGAATTAGACAAAGCCAAGAATTTAGGCGCAGAAGATTGGTTGGTGAAAACAGAGTTTGATCCGAAAGAAGTAGTTGAAAAAGTAAGACGATTGATTGGTGGATAATACTACGGATAAATACGAACTAGCACGAATATATCGTAAAATGAGGCATTAAATATTCGTAATGATTCATTTAAATTTGTAATCATTTAATAGATTATGGCAAAAAAAATCTTAAATAAAAAGAGTCAAGGCTCTTCTTCAGGGAAGAAGATCCTCATAATAGAAGATGATAGATTTTTAAGAGAGCTTATTGTCAGGAAGCTTTCTGATGAAGGTTTTGTTACTGCTGAAGCGATGGATGGAGAAAAGGGAATTAAAAAAGTCAAAGAGGAAAATCCTGATTTAGTTTTACTTGACTTAATTCTGCCAGGCATTGATGGTTTCGAAGTTTTATCTCGTATGAAAAAAGATGAAAGTTTAAAATCCATTCCAGTCATAATCTTATCTAACTTAGGACAAAAGGAAGAAGTTGAAAAAGGATTAAAAATGGGAGCAGTTGATTACTTGATTAAAGCTCACTTTACTCCCGGTGAAATTATTGAAAAAATAAAAGGCAGTTTGAAATAGTAATTTTGATTAAATTACAGAACTCACCCACCCTTGTATTCTAAGGCGTGGGTTTGTTAGTATAAATTATAATTTATGCCAGAGTTACCAGAAGTAGAATCAACAATACAGGGGTTAAGAAAAACGATTATTAATAAAATAATTCAAGATATCTGGACAGATACTAGAAAGCTTGTGAAAAAACCAAGTTCTTTTAAAGCTTTTCAAAAAGAGATTATAGGAAAACAAATCAAAAGAATAAGAAGAAGAGGAAAAAATATTTTGATTGATTTATCAGGCAATAAAACTCTTTTAATCCATCAAAAAATGACAGGACATTTGCTTTTTGGCAAGTGGAAGTTTAAAAAAGGAAAATGGATTTCTAAAATTAAAGGGTCTTTGCTTAGTGATCCGAGAAATGATTATTTGCACTTTATTATTTTTTTTCAAAATGAAAAACAGCTAGCTTTATCAGATCTAAGAAAATTTGCCAAAATAGAGCTTTGGGATAAACTTGAATTAGAAAGCTCTAAACAATTTAAAAAGTTAGGGCCAGAACCATTGGGAAAAAGCTTTACTTTTAAAAAATTTAAAAAAGCTTTAAGTAAAAAGAAAAGAGGAAAAATCAAGCAAATTTTAATGGACCAGAATATTATTGTTGGAATTGGGAATATTTATTCAGATGAGATTTTATGGCAAGTAAAAATTCATCCCTTTCAAGATATTTCTGGAATAAAAGAACAAGAGCTTAAAAAAATATATACAGCCACTAAAAACATATTAAAAAAAGCAGTTAAATTAAAAGGAACAAGTATTTCAGATTTTAGATTAGTAGATGGCAGTAAAGGCTACTACCAATCAAAAAGAAAAGTTTATCGGAAAACAGGAGAAAAATGTGCAAGATGCAAAACTATTATTAAAAGGGAAAAAATGGCTAACAGGTCAGCTCATTTTTGCCCTCAATGCCAAAAAATATGATTATTTTTCTTTATGGTCAAGACGCATATAGGTCTAGAAAGAAACTTAAAGAAGTGATTGAACGTTATAAGAAAATCCATAAAACTGGATTGAGTTTGAAATATATTGATGTTGGGAAATTAAGTTTCAAAGACGTAGAGGACGAACTTAAGCAAACTTCAATATTTAAAGAGAAAAAATTATTAATACTGACAAACGTTTTTTCTAATACTGATTTTAAAAAAAGCTTTATAAAAAAAGGGAAAAAATTCATTGATTCTGAAAACACAGTTTTATTTTATGAGCCAGATAAAATTGATAAAAGAGATGCTTTACTTAAGTTTTTAAATAAGCATGCTAAATCTCAGGAATTTGAACTACTTGGCGGATTAAGACTTAAAAGCTGGATTAAAAAAGAGTTTGAAGTGCGTAATGGAAAAATTAATGACTTGGTTTTGGAAAAATTCATTAACTTTGTTGATAATAATCCCTGGCAAATAATAAATGAAGTTGAAAAGCTGGTTAATTTTAAAAATGGCGAACAAATTGAATCAAAAGATATTGAGCTTTTGATAAGACCAAAAGTTGAATCTGACATATTTAAAACAATTGATGCCATTGCTTCGAAAGATAAAAAAAGAGCTTTGAAATTATTAAAAAACCATTTAAAAAAAGGAGACAATCCCCTTTATTTGTTTTCAATGATTAATTATCAGTTTAGAAATCTTTTGATTATTAAAGATTTAATAGAAAAAAACCTGTCCCCTTTCTCAGCAGGTCTTCATCCTTTTGTTGTTAGAAAAAGCTCTGCTTTAGCTAATAAATTCAGTTTTTCAGAACTTAAAAAAATCTACCAAACATTGTTTAAAGTAGACTTAAACATTAAAACAGGAAAAATTGATCCTGAAGCAGCGCTAGATTTATTTATTACTGAGATTTAGTTTTAGTAATAGATTTTGTTAGCCTTGATTTAGTTCTTGAAACAGTATTTTTTTTGAATAATCCAGTTTTCGCTGCTTTATCCAGCAGCTTGTAAGTTTGAGGCAAAAGCTTTTCAGCTTCTTGTGATTTTTTCTCAACAATCAAACTTCTAACCTTTTTTAAAAGGCTTTTTATTTTTTGTTTTTGAGCTCTATTTCTAATTCTTCTTTTTTTATCTTGTCTCAGAGCCTTTTTAGCTGATTTTTTAATTGGCATAATAGTAAAATACTATATCTTTTTTGTTTTTTTATCAAGCTTTTTTCGTCTAGTAAGACTAATGTTGATATTAGAGACTATAAAATAAAAAAAGCCTAAATAGTTTTTAGGATTTAATAGTCCAAAGGTGTTTAATTGCTGTTAATAGAGAAATTTGCCCGGCTTCTAACCTTTCTTCTTCTGTTCTTGCTGTTTTCAACAGTCCCTTTACTGCTCTTTTCTCCCAATCGTTGTCATAAGTAATTAACATTGAAAAGGTATAGATGTTTTGCCATTGCCCGAAAGTTATTTCGACTAAAGGCCATTTTAGTTTCTCTGGGAATAAGACGACTGACAAGATAAAGTTTACGTCTCTCAGAAGTTCTTCTCCCAGTTCTTCGTTTAGTTCGTCGTTGACGAACCTTTTTATTCTTTTGGTGTTTATGTTCTTCATTGTTTCATTCCCTGCCGCCCTAGACGAGCGACTCGTCTAGAAATTTCTATCTTTTGTAAAGAGCCATTTCTATCGTTTAAGACTATATCATTTATTTTTATTTTGTCAAATGAACGTGTTGTTTCATGCGACATTTTTCGCCTAGATATTTTAAAGCTTTATAATATGCACTTGGTCTGGACAGGAATAAAAGACTTTCATAATTTACTAAATTTATGTAAAAATAAGAGATAATGAAGCAAGTTATTAAAAAAATCATCCCTTATTTTTTATTGGACTGGTATCATTTTGTGCTGGTTTTTTTAGCAGCCTTGTTTTATGGTTTTCCTTCTAAAAAGTTGAAAGTTATTGGGATTACTGGAACCAATGGAAAATCAACTGTGGCTGAAATGATATCTGTGATTTTGCAAGAAGCTGGTTTTAAAATAGCTGTTTTATCTTCAATTAAATTCAAGATAGCTGATAAAGAAGAGCCTAATATGCTTAAGATGACAATGCCAGGCAGATTTGCTTTGCAGAGATTTTTGAAACAAGCAGTTAACTCAGGATGCAAGTATGCAGTAATAGAAGTGACCTCAGAAGGAATAAAACAGCACCGCCATAGGTTTATTAAATTTGATACAGCTGTTTTTACCAATCTATCTCCAGAGCACATTGAAGCTCATGGTTCTTTTGAGAATTACAGGCAAGTTAAAGAAAAGCTGTTTGCAGTTGCCAAGGGTGTTCATGTCTTGAATATTGATGATAAAAATGTTGAATACTTCCTTAAATACAATGCAGAGAAAAAATATAAATATGGGCTATTAAATAATGGAGTTAATAATAAAGAATATGAAATACTTGCTACAAAATATAAAGCTGATGCCAGTGGCATTGGTTTTCAGATAAATGATGTGGTCTTTGAGCTGGATGTTCTTGGCGCTTTTAACATTTATAATGCCCTAGCGTCAGTCTGTGTAGCACTGTCTGAGAAAATCAGTTTAGAGACTTGTAGAGATGCTTTAAAGAAAATCAAGATAGTTCCTGGGAGAATGGAAATGGTAATTTTTAGTCCATTTAAAGTAATAGTTGATTATGCTTTTACTCCCAATGCTTTAGAGAAAGTATATACTACTGTTAAAAACAGTTTTAAACCTGAAAATTTAATCTGTGTTTTAGGTGCAGCTGGTGGAGGAAGGGATAAATGGAAAAGACCTATTTTAGGGAAAATTGCAGCAAAATATTGTCAGCATATTATAATTACAAATGAAGATCCTTATGATGAAAATCCAGAAGACATTATCAATCAAGTTGCCCAAGGCGCTGGAAACAAGGCAGAAAAGATTATAGACAGGGAAAAAGCAATAAATAGTGCTTTAGAAAAAGCAAAAACTAATGATGTTGTTATAATAACAGGAAAGGGTTGTGAACCATGGATATGTATTGAAAAAGGAAAGAAAATTCCATGGGATGACAGAAAAATAGTAAAACAAGAATTTGAAAAACTGAATTATGGCATTTAAAAATAATTTTAAAAAAATATCAGACTGGTTATGGGAAATACCTAAAAGCTTTAGAAGTGATATGCGTGTTCCAGCTAGAATTTATACTTCAGAAAGAATGTTGGAAACTATAGAGCCTGGTGCTTTAGAACAGGTTATTAATGTTTCTACTTTGCCAGGTATTGTGAAATACTCTTTAGCCATGCCAGATATTCATACAGGTTATGGGTTTGTTATTGGTGGCGTGGCAGCTACAAAACTAACTGATGGCGTAATTTCACCTGGTGGAGTTGGTTATGACATTAACTGCGGAATGAGGGTTTTGAAGTCTGAATTCAATGAAAAAGAAATCAAGCCATATATTGATAAATTAGCTACTGAAATTCAAAAACAGGTTCCATCAGGATTAGGAAAAGGTAGAAAAGTAAAACTCGACATTAATTCAATCAATAGAATTTTAGAACAAGGAGCTAAAGCTTTAGTTGATAAAGGTTATGGCCATGATCAGGATTTAGAAAACTGCGAGGCAAGCGGCAATCTTAAAAGTGCTAATATCAGCAATGTTTCAGATAAAGCAAAAAACAGAGGAAGAGATCAGGTTGGTACTCTTGGATCCGGCAACCACTTTATAGAAGTTCAAAGGGTAGATACTATTTTTGATGAAAATATAGCTGAGGTTTTTGGATTATTCAAGGGCCAGATTGTAATAATGATCCATACTGGTTCTCGTGGTTTGGGGCATCAGATTGCTAGTGATTATATCAGGGTTATGATGGAGGCAATGCCAAAATACAATATTAATTTACCTGACAGAGAACTAGCTGCCTGTCCAATAAATTCTGATGAAGGGAAAAGATATCTTTCAGCTATGGCCTGTGGAGCAAATTATGCTTGGGCTAATCGTCAAATGATTGCTCATTCTGTAAGAGAGGCTTGGAAATCTGTTTTGGGCAATAAAGCAACGCCGCTTCATATGCTTTATGATGTAGCTCATAATATTGCCAAAATTGAAGAATATGAAATTAATGGTAGAAAAATAAAACTTTGTATCCACAGAAAAGGAGCTACTCGTGCTTTTCCGCCTAACCATCCTGAAATTCCAGAAAAATACAAGAAAGTTGGTCAGCCGGTTTTGATTCCTGGCTCAATGGGAACTGCTTCATATATTTTAGCTGGCAGAAAAGAGGGAGAACAAAGCTTTTATTCAACGTGTCATGGTGCTGGAAGAACGATGTCAAGAAAGCAAGCATTAAGAACAATCTCTGGACAAAACGTAGTAAAACAGTTAAAACAAAAAGGAATTATTGTTAAATGCCAGAGTTCAAGAGGAATCGCTGAAGAAGCTCCTTTAGCTTATAAAAACATTGATAATATTGTTAATGTGGTTCATAATGCTGGTCTAGTCAAAAAAGTGGC from Patescibacteria group bacterium encodes the following:
- a CDS encoding ATP-binding protein produces the protein MVTKDSSEEKKLALLADDLASLENYIHDLFSFSPLPICFISPIGVVLEINPAFEDISGFKSYEVIGEPIEQVFDKKQAESLTKETLKQGFIAGKEMSFSPKAKDKMSVQVFTRARKDEAGEVVGYFLGFFDLTKIKEAEGELQQAQLALMNILEDTEEARKLAEEERNKTQEIINSLTDGLMVFNSTDSLALMNPQSERFLEIKREELIGKQIKEFVNFEQLKNLIDLIGENIEENLFRQEFKIRENFILELSTIPLMSNKTKIGTLLILHDISREKVIERMKNEFVSIAAHQLRTPLSAIKWTLRMLLDGDLGKITEEQSEFIAKTYQSNERMISLINDLLNVTRIEEGRYLYKPVLTDIKIVLQFVINSYKEEGKKRNIKLELRGQKKKTPKVFLDVEKIKLAFQNLIDNAIKYTMPGGKIVVSLVFNSKEITVSVKDNGVGILQDQQERVFGKFFRGSNVIKMETDGSGLGLFIAKNIIESHGGRIWFESKLGKGTTFHFTIPIKKAVKET
- a CDS encoding response regulator, which translates into the protein MKKVLIIEDEDLIMDLLKKKLIQEGYEVSTAYDGEQGIEKLKNVKPDIVLLDIVMPKKSGYEVMEEMSKDPELSKIPIIVISNSGQPVELDKAKNLGAEDWLVKTEFDPKEVVEKVRRLIGG
- a CDS encoding response regulator, yielding MAKKILNKKSQGSSSGKKILIIEDDRFLRELIVRKLSDEGFVTAEAMDGEKGIKKVKEENPDLVLLDLILPGIDGFEVLSRMKKDESLKSIPVIILSNLGQKEEVEKGLKMGAVDYLIKAHFTPGEIIEKIKGSLK
- the mutM gene encoding DNA-formamidopyrimidine glycosylase, with translation MPELPEVESTIQGLRKTIINKIIQDIWTDTRKLVKKPSSFKAFQKEIIGKQIKRIRRRGKNILIDLSGNKTLLIHQKMTGHLLFGKWKFKKGKWISKIKGSLLSDPRNDYLHFIIFFQNEKQLALSDLRKFAKIELWDKLELESSKQFKKLGPEPLGKSFTFKKFKKALSKKKRGKIKQILMDQNIIVGIGNIYSDEILWQVKIHPFQDISGIKEQELKKIYTATKNILKKAVKLKGTSISDFRLVDGSKGYYQSKRKVYRKTGEKCARCKTIIKREKMANRSAHFCPQCQKI
- the holA gene encoding DNA polymerase III subunit delta → MIIFLYGQDAYRSRKKLKEVIERYKKIHKTGLSLKYIDVGKLSFKDVEDELKQTSIFKEKKLLILTNVFSNTDFKKSFIKKGKKFIDSENTVLFYEPDKIDKRDALLKFLNKHAKSQEFELLGGLRLKSWIKKEFEVRNGKINDLVLEKFINFVDNNPWQIINEVEKLVNFKNGEQIESKDIELLIRPKVESDIFKTIDAIASKDKKRALKLLKNHLKKGDNPLYLFSMINYQFRNLLIIKDLIEKNLSPFSAGLHPFVVRKSSALANKFSFSELKKIYQTLFKVDLNIKTGKIDPEAALDLFITEI
- the rpsT gene encoding 30S ribosomal protein S20, with protein sequence MPIKKSAKKALRQDKKRRIRNRAQKQKIKSLLKKVRSLIVEKKSQEAEKLLPQTYKLLDKAAKTGLFKKNTVSRTKSRLTKSITKTKSQ
- a CDS encoding UDP-N-acetylmuramoyl-L-alanyl-D-glutamate--2,6-diaminopimelate ligase translates to MKQVIKKIIPYFLLDWYHFVLVFLAALFYGFPSKKLKVIGITGTNGKSTVAEMISVILQEAGFKIAVLSSIKFKIADKEEPNMLKMTMPGRFALQRFLKQAVNSGCKYAVIEVTSEGIKQHRHRFIKFDTAVFTNLSPEHIEAHGSFENYRQVKEKLFAVAKGVHVLNIDDKNVEYFLKYNAEKKYKYGLLNNGVNNKEYEILATKYKADASGIGFQINDVVFELDVLGAFNIYNALASVCVALSEKISLETCRDALKKIKIVPGRMEMVIFSPFKVIVDYAFTPNALEKVYTTVKNSFKPENLICVLGAAGGGRDKWKRPILGKIAAKYCQHIIITNEDPYDENPEDIINQVAQGAGNKAEKIIDREKAINSALEKAKTNDVVIITGKGCEPWICIEKGKKIPWDDRKIVKQEFEKLNYGI
- a CDS encoding RtcB family protein is translated as MRVPARIYTSERMLETIEPGALEQVINVSTLPGIVKYSLAMPDIHTGYGFVIGGVAATKLTDGVISPGGVGYDINCGMRVLKSEFNEKEIKPYIDKLATEIQKQVPSGLGKGRKVKLDINSINRILEQGAKALVDKGYGHDQDLENCEASGNLKSANISNVSDKAKNRGRDQVGTLGSGNHFIEVQRVDTIFDENIAEVFGLFKGQIVIMIHTGSRGLGHQIASDYIRVMMEAMPKYNINLPDRELAACPINSDEGKRYLSAMACGANYAWANRQMIAHSVREAWKSVLGNKATPLHMLYDVAHNIAKIEEYEINGRKIKLCIHRKGATRAFPPNHPEIPEKYKKVGQPVLIPGSMGTASYILAGRKEGEQSFYSTCHGAGRTMSRKQALRTISGQNVVKQLKQKGIIVKCQSSRGIAEEAPLAYKNIDNIVNVVHNAGLVKKVARLAPLAVIKGE